From one Shewanella sp. GD04112 genomic stretch:
- a CDS encoding GNAT family protein codes for MASTLAISNALQHMVTHGLTTQRFTLRPFQRADLEAFTAYRAEPKVAKYQSWTDYSYSDAVALFENMDYAQFGAAETWFQLAIVSTASAETPATLVGDLALHFIDKQQMEIGFTIAPEYQGLQVAFEAVSALLDYLFMELDKHRVIAITDTQNLASCRLLEKLGFRREAHYVKNIFFKGAWGDEYLYAMLREDYIAP; via the coding sequence ATGGCGTCGACATTGGCGATAAGTAACGCACTTCAGCACATGGTAACTCACGGGTTAACTACCCAACGTTTTACGCTTCGGCCATTTCAGCGAGCGGATCTCGAGGCTTTTACCGCCTATCGAGCCGAGCCTAAGGTCGCTAAATATCAAAGCTGGACGGATTACTCTTATAGCGATGCTGTCGCACTATTCGAGAACATGGATTACGCACAATTTGGCGCGGCGGAAACTTGGTTTCAATTGGCTATTGTCAGTACTGCATCAGCAGAGACGCCTGCCACCTTAGTGGGCGATCTGGCGCTGCATTTTATCGATAAGCAGCAAATGGAAATCGGCTTTACGATTGCGCCTGAGTATCAAGGTCTGCAGGTAGCATTTGAGGCCGTCAGCGCATTGCTGGATTATCTCTTTATGGAATTAGATAAGCATCGTGTTATTGCGATAACCGATACTCAAAATCTTGCCAGCTGTCGATTACTCGAAAAACTCGGTTTTCGGCGCGAAGCCCATTATGTGAAAAATATCTTCTTTAAGGGCGCATGGGGCGATGAATATCTCTATGCCATGTTAAGGGAAGACTATATAGCACCTTAA
- a CDS encoding M48 family metallopeptidase, translating to MKATTLALVAVGLTLGLSGCATTKSPTGRGQTLLYSASQMQQMGDASFEEMKKQQKISSDKKLTQYVNCVANRVTAVLPDQSQKWDVVLFNSEQVNAFALPGGHIGVYTGLLNVASTPDQLATVLGHEVAHVLAQHGNEQVSRAQITGMGMQIADAALGASGVSNRDLYMSALGLGAQVGVILPFGRAQESEADVMGLELMARAGFDPAQSVVLWHNMSKAGGSQGPELLSTHPSNSNRIAQLEQLQGQMQPLYQSAKASIKTQCVLPK from the coding sequence ATGAAAGCAACAACACTCGCCTTAGTGGCGGTTGGACTCACGTTAGGATTATCGGGCTGCGCGACCACGAAATCGCCCACGGGGCGGGGGCAAACCTTGCTGTATTCGGCATCGCAGATGCAGCAAATGGGGGATGCTTCTTTTGAAGAAATGAAAAAGCAGCAAAAGATCAGTAGCGATAAAAAGCTGACCCAGTACGTAAATTGCGTGGCGAATCGCGTCACCGCTGTGCTGCCCGATCAAAGCCAGAAGTGGGATGTCGTCTTGTTCAACTCCGAACAAGTTAACGCCTTTGCATTGCCGGGTGGACACATTGGCGTGTATACCGGCTTACTTAACGTCGCGAGTACCCCGGACCAACTGGCAACCGTATTAGGCCACGAAGTGGCCCACGTATTAGCCCAGCATGGTAATGAGCAGGTCTCTCGGGCGCAGATAACGGGCATGGGGATGCAAATCGCCGATGCCGCCCTTGGCGCGAGCGGTGTCTCAAACCGTGACTTATATATGTCTGCTTTAGGACTGGGCGCGCAGGTCGGGGTGATTTTACCCTTTGGCCGTGCTCAAGAGAGTGAGGCGGATGTGATGGGGCTGGAGTTGATGGCGCGGGCAGGGTTCGATCCGGCGCAGAGCGTGGTGCTTTGGCACAATATGTCGAAAGCGGGCGGTAGCCAAGGGCCAGAGTTGTTATCAACGCATCCATCCAACAGCAATCGCATCGCTCAACTCGAGCAATTACAGGGGCAAATGCAGCCTTTGTATCAGAGCGCAAAGGCGAGTATCAAAACCCAATGCGTGTTGCCTAAATAG
- a CDS encoding DEAD/DEAH box helicase, with amino-acid sequence MTILKPSTSPEPSPESLTFAELGINSALCSVLPAALKHPTRVQQLAIPAILAGRDVLALSQTGSGKTLAFGLPLLQTIHQQLESVSSSACKAQALVLVPTRELAQQVTMALHALASKLSSSLKIQLLCGGIAQEEQLAELAAKPQLIVATPGRLLDLCTQSHISLDSIKYLVLDEADRLLEMGFWPDVQKLMAMMPKRKQTLLFSATLPEALDSLAGKLLTNNPQRVEASTRNAVAAEIEERLYLVNKGSKAQALIALLKQYQWPQVLVFISARDDADAIAKRLLKAGINAAALHGEKDQTVRSQTLSDFKAHRIQVLVATDLMARGIHVDALPVVINLDLPTSAPVYVHRIGRTARAGANGLAISLVCHGEMPSLTAIRNLTARELPLASLADFPVTDKPSERVREDGTDNKVAPKRPPRDKQANRRSLNKHSIKAFKGKR; translated from the coding sequence ATGACCATTCTTAAGCCTTCTACTTCCCCAGAGCCTTCTCCTGAGTCGTTAACCTTTGCTGAGCTTGGCATCAATTCGGCGTTATGTTCGGTATTGCCTGCCGCGCTCAAGCATCCGACACGGGTGCAGCAATTAGCGATTCCGGCGATTCTTGCGGGGCGAGATGTGTTAGCGCTGTCGCAAACTGGTAGCGGTAAGACCTTGGCTTTCGGTTTGCCCTTGTTGCAAACCATCCATCAACAACTCGAGTCAGTGTCATCCTCGGCCTGTAAGGCGCAGGCCTTAGTGCTCGTGCCGACACGGGAGTTAGCGCAGCAGGTAACGATGGCGCTGCACGCGCTGGCGAGTAAGTTATCGTCTTCTTTGAAGATTCAGCTTCTCTGTGGCGGCATAGCGCAGGAAGAACAATTAGCCGAACTTGCTGCTAAACCGCAGCTTATCGTGGCAACCCCAGGGCGCTTATTGGATTTATGTACACAGTCCCATATAAGTCTCGACTCGATAAAATATCTAGTGCTAGACGAAGCCGACCGCTTACTGGAAATGGGATTTTGGCCCGATGTGCAAAAGCTGATGGCAATGATGCCTAAGCGTAAGCAAACCTTACTGTTTTCTGCCACCTTGCCAGAGGCTTTAGATTCTTTGGCGGGTAAATTGCTGACCAATAATCCCCAACGGGTTGAGGCCAGTACGCGCAATGCTGTCGCCGCCGAAATCGAAGAGCGACTGTATTTAGTCAATAAGGGCAGCAAGGCGCAGGCATTGATTGCGTTACTCAAACAGTATCAATGGCCGCAAGTGCTGGTGTTTATCAGTGCCCGTGACGATGCCGATGCGATAGCGAAACGGCTACTTAAGGCGGGGATAAATGCTGCTGCGCTGCACGGCGAAAAAGATCAAACCGTGCGCAGTCAAACCTTATCCGACTTTAAAGCACATCGCATTCAAGTGCTGGTGGCGACGGATTTAATGGCCCGAGGTATTCATGTCGATGCCTTGCCTGTGGTAATCAACTTAGACTTACCCACCAGTGCGCCTGTGTATGTGCACCGCATTGGCCGCACCGCAAGGGCGGGCGCTAATGGGCTCGCCATCTCTTTGGTGTGCCATGGTGAAATGCCAAGCTTAACCGCAATCCGCAACTTGACGGCGCGTGAGTTACCGTTAGCATCATTGGCGGACTTTCCTGTGACCGATAAGCCGAGCGAAAGAGTCAGAGAGGACGGTACTGATAATAAAGTGGCACCTAAGCGCCCACCTCGGGATAAACAGGCAAATCGTCGCAGTCTTAATAAGCACAGCATCAAAGCCTTTAAAGGTAAGCGTTGA
- the dapB gene encoding 4-hydroxy-tetrahydrodipicolinate reductase — MGGQVRVAIVGAGGRMGRTLIESAYHQEHIRLGAAIERPGSSLVGVDAGELVGVGKLNVIIMDSLDYATDDFDVLIDFTAPEASIVHLDWCVRHKKAMVIGTTGFNHAQKEQINAFAEQTPVVMAPNMSVGVNLMWKLLELAAEVMGDYTDIEIIEGHHRYKKDAPSGTALKMGEVIAKTLGRDLEKCAVYGREGITGERDRETIGFATVRAGDLVGEHTAMFADIGERLEITHKASSRMTFANGAMRAAHWLVEQKPGLYDMQQVLGLN, encoded by the coding sequence ATGGGTGGACAAGTGAGAGTTGCAATTGTCGGTGCGGGTGGGCGCATGGGACGGACTCTTATTGAATCGGCTTATCATCAAGAGCACATTCGCTTAGGCGCGGCTATCGAGCGTCCCGGTTCAAGCTTAGTCGGCGTGGATGCGGGCGAACTCGTGGGTGTGGGGAAGTTAAATGTCATTATCATGGATTCGCTCGACTATGCGACCGATGACTTTGATGTGCTGATTGATTTTACTGCGCCAGAGGCCAGTATTGTCCATTTAGACTGGTGTGTGCGCCATAAGAAAGCCATGGTGATCGGCACAACTGGTTTCAATCATGCTCAAAAAGAACAGATCAATGCCTTTGCCGAGCAAACGCCGGTGGTGATGGCGCCGAATATGTCTGTGGGTGTCAATCTGATGTGGAAATTGCTCGAGTTGGCCGCTGAGGTCATGGGCGATTACACCGATATCGAAATTATCGAAGGTCACCACAGATATAAGAAAGACGCGCCATCTGGCACGGCACTAAAAATGGGTGAAGTGATTGCCAAGACCTTAGGTCGTGATCTTGAAAAATGCGCCGTCTATGGCCGCGAAGGGATCACTGGCGAGCGCGACCGTGAAACTATCGGTTTTGCGACTGTGCGTGCAGGCGACTTAGTCGGTGAGCATACCGCCATGTTTGCCGATATCGGTGAGCGTTTAGAGATCACCCATAAAGCCTCTAGTCGTATGACCTTTGCTAATGGCGCTATGCGTGCCGCCCATTGGTTAGTGGAGCAAAAACCGGGTCTGTATGACATGCAGCAGGTATTAGGTTTGAATTAA
- a CDS encoding DMT family transporter, giving the protein MKSSNLAYVYGMAAVFLWSTVATAFKIALGFYSPLQLVFVAVLTSIIALGAILAWQKKLPLLKAQLLRRPAFYLVTGLINPFLYYVVLFKAYSLLPAQQALSLNYTWAVLLPLLAAPLLKQHLRKSDMIAALIAYSGVFIIATGGDVSGFRFDSPLGIGLALTSTLLWCLYWIVNTKDQGDPVVSLLLSFLIGLPFITVTLLLTDTLPSFSLSAVMAGMYVGLFEMGITFVLWLMALKTATRTANISTLVFLSPVMSIGFIAWILQETIAAATYIGLGFILSGMMLQQLFPRYLERKTKLNAKLAD; this is encoded by the coding sequence GTGAAATCTTCAAATTTGGCGTATGTGTACGGCATGGCCGCGGTATTCCTCTGGTCGACGGTGGCAACCGCCTTTAAGATTGCCCTCGGATTTTATAGCCCATTACAGTTGGTGTTTGTGGCAGTACTCACTTCAATCATCGCCCTAGGTGCCATTCTCGCTTGGCAGAAAAAACTGCCGCTCCTTAAAGCGCAGCTCCTGCGTCGCCCAGCGTTTTATCTGGTTACCGGGCTGATTAATCCTTTTCTGTATTATGTGGTGCTGTTTAAAGCCTATTCACTATTACCCGCCCAGCAGGCACTCTCACTCAATTACACTTGGGCGGTATTGCTGCCGCTGTTAGCCGCGCCGCTCTTGAAACAACATTTGCGTAAGAGCGATATGATTGCGGCACTGATTGCCTACTCTGGGGTATTTATTATCGCCACCGGCGGCGATGTCAGCGGTTTTCGCTTCGACAGTCCGCTCGGGATTGGTCTTGCATTAACCAGCACTTTGCTCTGGTGCCTATATTGGATTGTGAACACTAAAGATCAAGGCGACCCCGTAGTCAGCCTGCTATTAAGCTTTTTAATTGGCTTACCCTTTATTACCGTAACACTGCTGCTGACCGATACCCTGCCCAGCTTTAGTTTGAGCGCCGTGATGGCGGGCATGTATGTTGGCTTATTTGAGATGGGCATTACCTTCGTGCTGTGGTTAATGGCACTTAAAACCGCGACTCGCACGGCTAATATCAGTACCTTAGTATTTTTATCACCAGTGATGTCGATTGGCTTTATTGCCTGGATTCTGCAAGAGACTATCGCCGCCGCAACGTATATCGGATTAGGTTTTATTTTGAGTGGTATGATGTTGCAGCAGTTATTCCCGCGTTACCTTGAGCGCAAAACCAAGCTCAATGCCAAGCTTGCAGACTAG
- the dnaJ gene encoding molecular chaperone DnaJ, protein MSKRDYYEVLGVGRDASEREIKKAYKRLAMKFHPDRNPGDKAAEASFKEVKEAYEILTDANKKAAYDQFGHAGVDPNRGGGGGYGGAGDFGDIFGDVFGDIFGGGRRGGQRQAARGSDLRYNLELSLEEAVKGLTKELRIPTLASCDVCDGSGAKKGSSATTCGTCHGQGQVQMRQGFFTVQQPCPTCHGRGKIIKDPCSKCHGDGRVEKTKTLSVKIPAGVDTGDRIRLAGEGEAGEFGAPPGDLYVQVTVREHAIFVRDGNNLYCEVPISFSKAALGGEIEVPTLDGKVSLKIPAETQTGRMFRLRGKGVKSVRSHAVGDLLCKVVMETPVNLNERQKELLREFEATLTGESKKHSPKAEGFFDGVKKFFQDLNS, encoded by the coding sequence ATGTCAAAGCGAGATTATTACGAAGTATTAGGCGTTGGTCGTGACGCCAGCGAACGTGAAATTAAAAAAGCCTACAAGCGTTTGGCGATGAAGTTTCACCCCGATCGCAACCCTGGCGACAAAGCTGCCGAGGCGAGCTTTAAAGAAGTTAAAGAAGCCTACGAAATCCTTACCGATGCCAACAAAAAAGCGGCCTATGACCAATTTGGTCATGCGGGTGTGGATCCTAATCGTGGCGGCGGTGGTGGCTACGGCGGCGCGGGAGATTTCGGCGATATTTTCGGTGATGTCTTTGGCGATATTTTCGGCGGTGGACGCCGTGGCGGTCAACGCCAAGCGGCCCGCGGCTCAGATTTACGTTACAACCTAGAGTTATCACTGGAAGAAGCCGTAAAAGGCCTTACCAAAGAACTGCGTATTCCAACCTTAGCCAGCTGTGATGTGTGTGACGGCAGCGGGGCGAAAAAAGGCTCTTCGGCGACTACCTGTGGCACCTGTCATGGTCAAGGCCAAGTGCAAATGCGCCAAGGTTTCTTCACCGTACAGCAGCCATGTCCAACCTGTCATGGTCGCGGCAAGATCATTAAAGATCCTTGTTCTAAGTGCCATGGTGATGGCCGTGTCGAGAAGACCAAAACATTGTCAGTTAAGATCCCTGCGGGTGTCGACACTGGCGACCGTATCCGCTTAGCGGGTGAAGGTGAAGCGGGCGAGTTTGGTGCGCCACCGGGCGATTTATATGTTCAGGTCACAGTACGTGAACATGCTATTTTCGTGCGTGATGGCAACAACCTCTACTGCGAAGTGCCGATTTCATTCAGCAAAGCGGCGCTCGGCGGCGAGATTGAAGTCCCAACACTGGACGGCAAAGTCAGCCTGAAGATCCCAGCCGAAACGCAAACGGGCCGCATGTTCCGTCTGCGTGGCAAAGGGGTTAAATCGGTTCGCAGCCATGCGGTGGGCGACCTGCTCTGCAAAGTCGTGATGGAAACGCCAGTTAACCTCAATGAGCGTCAGAAAGAATTACTGCGTGAGTTTGAGGCGACATTAACCGGCGAATCAAAGAAGCACAGCCCAAAGGCTGAAGGCTTTTTCGATGGCGTGAAGAAGTTTTTCCAAGACCTAAATAGCTAA
- the dnaK gene encoding molecular chaperone DnaK, translating to MGKIIGIDLGTTNSCVAVLDGGKARVLENAEGDRTTPSIIAYTDDETIVGQPAKRQAVTNPNNTFFAIKRLIGRRFKDDEVQRDVNIMPFKIIAADNGDAWVESRGNKMAPPQVSAEILKKMKKTAEDFLGEEVTEAVITVPAYFNDSQRQATKDAGRIAGLEVKRIINEPTAAALAYGIDKKQGDNIVAVYDLGGGTFDISIIEIDSNDGDQTFEVLATNGDTHLGGEDFDNRLINYLADEFKKEQGLDLRKDPLAMQRLKEAAEKAKIELSSTNQTEVNLPYITADATGPKHLVVKITRAKLESLVEDLIIRTLEPLKVALADADLSVSDINEVILVGGQTRMPKVQEAVSNFFGKEPRKDVNPDEAVAVGAAIQAGVLSGDVKDVLLLDVTPLSLGIETMGSVMTKLIEKNTTIPTKAQQVFSTADDNQSAVTIHVLQGERKQASANKSLGQFNLDGIEPAPRGMPQIEVMFDIDADGILHVSATDKKTGKKQNITIKASSGLSEEEVAQMVRDAEAHAEEDKKFEELVQSRNQADGLVHATKKQVEEAGDALPADDKAKIEAAMSAVEVATKGNDKEAIEKATQELIEASAKLMEIAQAKAQTQGGAQEGAAKQSNATADDVVDAEFEEVKDDKK from the coding sequence ATGGGTAAAATTATTGGTATCGACTTAGGCACAACAAACTCTTGTGTAGCTGTCCTCGATGGTGGCAAAGCACGCGTATTAGAGAATGCTGAAGGCGATCGCACAACCCCGTCTATCATCGCTTACACCGATGATGAGACCATCGTGGGTCAGCCAGCAAAACGCCAAGCTGTAACTAACCCAAATAACACATTCTTCGCGATCAAGCGTTTGATCGGTCGTCGCTTCAAAGACGACGAAGTTCAACGTGACGTGAACATCATGCCATTCAAAATCATTGCAGCCGACAACGGTGATGCATGGGTTGAATCACGTGGCAACAAAATGGCTCCACCACAAGTTTCTGCTGAAATCTTGAAAAAGATGAAGAAAACAGCAGAAGACTTCTTAGGTGAAGAAGTGACAGAAGCGGTAATTACCGTGCCTGCATACTTTAACGATTCACAACGTCAAGCCACTAAAGATGCGGGTCGCATCGCAGGTCTTGAAGTTAAACGTATTATCAACGAACCAACGGCTGCAGCATTGGCCTACGGTATCGATAAGAAGCAAGGCGACAACATCGTTGCAGTGTACGACTTAGGTGGTGGTACATTCGATATCTCTATCATCGAAATCGACAGCAACGACGGCGACCAAACCTTCGAAGTATTAGCGACTAACGGTGACACTCACTTAGGTGGTGAAGACTTTGACAACCGTTTAATCAACTACTTAGCTGACGAATTCAAGAAAGAGCAAGGTTTAGATCTGCGTAAAGATCCATTAGCAATGCAACGTCTGAAAGAAGCGGCTGAAAAGGCGAAGATTGAGCTTTCAAGCACCAACCAAACTGAAGTGAACCTGCCATACATCACTGCCGATGCAACAGGTCCTAAGCACTTAGTGGTGAAAATCACCCGTGCTAAGTTAGAGTCACTGGTTGAAGACTTAATCATTCGTACCTTAGAGCCATTAAAAGTGGCACTGGCTGACGCTGACTTATCAGTATCAGACATTAACGAAGTGATTTTAGTGGGCGGTCAAACCCGTATGCCTAAGGTTCAAGAAGCGGTTTCTAACTTCTTCGGTAAAGAACCTCGTAAAGACGTTAACCCAGACGAAGCCGTAGCCGTAGGTGCTGCGATTCAAGCGGGCGTACTGTCAGGCGACGTGAAAGACGTTCTGCTGTTAGACGTAACACCACTGTCTCTGGGTATCGAAACCATGGGCAGCGTAATGACCAAGCTGATTGAGAAAAACACTACTATTCCGACTAAGGCACAGCAAGTGTTCTCAACAGCCGATGACAACCAAAGCGCAGTAACCATTCACGTACTGCAAGGTGAGCGTAAGCAAGCGAGCGCGAACAAGTCATTAGGTCAGTTCAACCTTGACGGTATTGAGCCAGCACCACGTGGCATGCCACAAATCGAAGTGATGTTCGATATCGACGCTGACGGTATTCTGCATGTTTCTGCCACCGACAAGAAAACCGGTAAGAAACAAAACATCACCATCAAAGCTTCTTCAGGCTTAAGCGAAGAAGAAGTGGCGCAAATGGTACGTGACGCTGAAGCACACGCTGAAGAAGACAAGAAGTTTGAAGAGTTAGTGCAATCTCGCAACCAAGCTGACGGCTTAGTTCACGCAACTAAGAAACAAGTTGAAGAAGCGGGCGATGCATTGCCAGCAGACGACAAAGCTAAGATTGAAGCGGCAATGAGCGCAGTTGAAGTTGCAACTAAAGGCAACGACAAAGAAGCCATTGAAAAAGCGACTCAAGAGCTGATTGAAGCGTCTGCTAAGCTGATGGAAATTGCTCAGGCTAAAGCTCAAACTCAAGGCGGCGCACAAGAAGGTGCTGCTAAACAGTCTAACGCGACTGCCGATGACGTTGTCGATGCTGAATTTGAAGAAGTGAAAGACGACAAGAAATAA
- the carA gene encoding glutamine-hydrolyzing carbamoyl-phosphate synthase small subunit, whose protein sequence is MEVALTKSALLVLEDGTVFTGTAIGADGLSVGEVVFNTSMTGYQEILTDPSYSRQIVTLTYPHIGNTGTNNEDVESNGVHACGLIIRDLPLVASSFRNQQTLSDYLKANNVVGIADIDTRKLTRILREKGAQAGCIMAGADLDEAKALAAAKAFPGLKGMDLAKEVTTDKAYPWRKGSWRLVGGLPEDTPAEALKYKVVAYDYGVKQNILRMLVDRGCDVTVVPAKTSAAEVLAMNPDGVFLSNGPGDPEPCDYAIEAIQQILKTDTPIFGICLGHQLLALASGAKTLKMKFGHHGANHPVSNIEKGNVMITSQNHGFAADEATLPANIKVTHKSLFDGSLQGIHLTDKPAFSFQGHPEASPGPNDAAPLFDHFIELIEQYRQNAK, encoded by the coding sequence ATGGAGGTCGCGTTGACAAAGTCTGCCTTACTCGTACTCGAAGATGGAACCGTATTCACTGGCACAGCAATTGGTGCCGATGGTCTCTCTGTTGGTGAAGTTGTTTTTAACACTTCCATGACAGGATACCAAGAAATTTTAACTGATCCCTCTTATTCACGCCAAATAGTAACTTTAACCTACCCCCACATTGGTAACACTGGTACCAATAATGAAGACGTCGAATCCAATGGGGTTCATGCTTGTGGTTTAATCATTCGCGATCTTCCACTCGTAGCAAGTAGTTTCCGCAATCAGCAAACCCTCAGTGATTATCTCAAAGCAAACAATGTTGTTGGCATCGCAGATATCGATACTCGTAAATTAACTCGAATCCTCCGTGAAAAAGGTGCCCAAGCGGGTTGCATCATGGCGGGTGCTGACTTAGATGAAGCGAAAGCACTGGCTGCGGCTAAAGCCTTCCCGGGTTTAAAGGGCATGGATTTAGCAAAAGAAGTGACGACTGACAAAGCCTACCCATGGCGCAAGGGTAGCTGGCGTTTAGTGGGCGGCTTGCCTGAAGATACGCCAGCCGAAGCGCTGAAGTACAAAGTCGTTGCCTACGACTACGGCGTTAAGCAAAACATCCTGCGCATGTTGGTTGACCGTGGCTGTGACGTCACCGTTGTTCCTGCAAAAACATCGGCAGCTGAAGTGTTAGCGATGAACCCAGACGGTGTGTTCCTCTCTAACGGCCCTGGCGACCCAGAGCCATGCGACTACGCAATTGAAGCGATTCAACAAATCCTGAAAACCGATACGCCAATTTTCGGTATCTGTTTAGGCCACCAGTTACTGGCATTGGCATCAGGCGCGAAAACCTTAAAGATGAAGTTTGGTCACCACGGTGCTAACCACCCAGTGAGCAATATCGAAAAAGGTAACGTGATGATCACCAGCCAAAACCACGGTTTTGCTGCCGATGAAGCCACATTACCTGCCAATATCAAAGTGACTCACAAGTCACTGTTCGATGGTTCACTGCAAGGTATCCATCTGACGGACAAACCTGCGTTCAGCTTCCAAGGTCACCCTGAAGCGAGCCCTGGTCCGAACGATGCGGCCCCACTGTTCGATCACTTTATCGAGCTTATTGAACAATACCGTCAGAACGCTAAGTAA
- a CDS encoding FKBP-type peptidyl-prolyl cis-trans isomerase: MSDKFSTVEQQASYGVGRQMGEQLAANSFEGVDIAAVQAGLADAFAGVESAVSMQDMQVAFTEISRRIQAAQEQAAAEASAEGEAFLAENAKRAGVIVTDSGLQYEVLVQGSGAKPTYEDTVRTHYHGSFINGDVFDSSVVRGQPAEFPVSGVIAGWTEALQLMPVGTKLKLFVPHHLAYGERGAGASIPPYSTLVFEVELLDIV, from the coding sequence ATGTCTGATAAATTCAGTACTGTTGAACAGCAAGCAAGCTATGGTGTAGGTCGTCAAATGGGCGAGCAACTGGCTGCTAATTCTTTTGAAGGTGTGGATATTGCTGCCGTTCAAGCAGGTTTAGCCGATGCATTTGCTGGCGTGGAAAGCGCTGTATCTATGCAAGATATGCAAGTTGCATTCACTGAGATCAGCCGTCGCATTCAAGCGGCTCAAGAGCAAGCTGCTGCAGAAGCTTCTGCCGAAGGCGAAGCCTTTTTAGCTGAAAACGCTAAGCGTGCAGGCGTGATCGTGACTGATTCTGGTCTGCAATACGAAGTATTAGTTCAAGGTAGCGGTGCAAAACCAACCTACGAAGACACAGTACGTACTCACTACCATGGTTCTTTCATCAATGGTGACGTGTTCGACAGCTCTGTAGTACGTGGTCAACCAGCTGAATTCCCAGTATCTGGCGTTATCGCTGGCTGGACTGAAGCCCTGCAACTGATGCCAGTAGGTACTAAGTTAAAGTTATTCGTTCCACATCACTTAGCATACGGTGAGCGTGGTGCGGGTGCTTCTATTCCTCCATACTCAACGTTAGTATTCGAAGTCGAGTTGTTAGACATCGTCTAA